The nucleotide window TATTAAAGCAATAATGGCAATTGGCATAGTATTTTTTAAAAAGTCTATAAAAGTTAAGCCCGTGCTTGATGCTATCATAATATTAGGCGGATCACCTATCAGTGTAGCAGTACCTCCTATGTTCGACGCGACAATCTGGGCTAAAATGAATGGTTTTGGATTCAACTTCAAGTACTCTGATATATCCAAAGTTATAGCAACCATAAAAAGAATAGTTGTAACATTATCCAGTAAAGCAGATAAGAGAGCTGCCATCAAAGTGAATAAAATAAATATGTAGAAAGTATTTCCTTTACAAAAATTGACTAATTGAATTCCTAACCAACGAAAGAAGTTTGCCTCACTTAAAACACCTACAAGAACCATCATTCCAAAAAGTATTCCGATTGCATTTGTATCGATATACATTAACATCTCTTCTTTAGTAAGAATTCCAAGTAGTCCAAGAACGGCAACACCAACCATGGCTGCAATAGCTCTTTCTCTATAACCAGTAGCGATGAAGAAATAGACCAGAACAAATATTATTATGGCAGTAACTTGGGGATTCAATGTTAAAAATGACATTAAGTCCAAATCGACATCAACCTTGGTTGGAACTAATAAATACGTACATCTTTATTCTACTAATTATAACCCAAAACTAAATTCTATGCAAGATCAATTCGTCTTTACGAATTACCAAATTTCAGAATATTTAACAGCGCCTCTACTTTTGAACATATCCCAAACTAAACTATCCAAATCTTCATAGATCTTGTCCTTTTGGGGATCAATAAATAATTGGGTCCCATCTTCAAGAGTAACACTATTGCATGTATGCTCTCCGAATTTATTTCGAAAACTTCCAATTCGGTAAGTGACTTCACAATAACTCATGTTTATGTCCTTTTCTCTTGCACGTAATTTAAGCTGTAGAGCTAAATCCTTATAGCCAAAATCGGATTTATTCAAATCAATCGTATCAGTATCATCCTCTTCAAGAAATTGTATTAATTCTTCTTGGGTTGGATTTGATAAAGTTACATTATCTAGTTTAGATCTAAGCTGCTTAGTCAGCTCTCGTAAATCAAAGAGCTCGTTCTTCAGCGTTTCAATCTGATTCATATGTTCTTCTTCTTTAATTTGTAGATCGACTAATTTTGATTCCATTTTTTGAAGTGTATATTGCTGGTTTAGAATTATAGCTGTTGAAACCAGTGATACTAGAATTATTATCCCTATTGCTAGTCTTAGTGATATTAATGCAAACCTATCCATGAGTGTGACCTACTTAATTTTCAATTCATACTATCTAAAATTGCTAGATGATTTTTGAATTAGTGTATGTGTTTATTAAATTATTGATAGCTATATTATTTCAATTATATTGTTATAGGATATTTACCATACTTCCTTGTGGTTTCAACCATAGCCATGTAATTTTCCAGTTTGCCTCCAGCATACCAGGAGTTACTTGAAGACAATATGTGTCCGCCACCTGGTGAGGCCAATTTAATAACATTTTTGGTTTCTTCAATAATTTCATCAACGCTTTTTGTGGCTAAATTATCTACAGAGATGTTACCATGAAGGATCAATTTATGACCATATCTCTTTTTTACCTCACCAATATCAACACCTGCACTTGGATCCAATGAATGCAAACCATCTATCATCGATATGTCCACAAGTTCTTCTAATATTGGATTGATTTGCCCATCAGTATGTTTAAGGAATTTTATACCGAATTTATGAGCAGCATCTACTTGCTTCTTCATTGCTTCAAAGACGCCTAAACTTTTGAATTTATCTGGAGGCAACATGGGACCGTGGGCATCACATAAATCACCGCCCAGCATAATTATGTCCAGATCATATCTGCCCAATAACTCTATGAGTTTAATATTGAAGTCAGTCATTTTATCTATGAATTTCTTAATTAATGACGGATTTTTGTGCATCCAAGTTACGAATTTAATAGGCGTCATAGCTTCCCAAACATGAGCGAAGGGTTCACGAATATGAATCCCTAAAGCCAATTTGCCCTCATTTATTTTCTCTAAATATTCAAAACCATAAAGTCTACCTGTAGCCATTGGATCAGGAAAATCAGTTTCAAGAAAATTATCAACATCATCCTCGGTATTGAACACTGTACCAGTGACTGTATATACTTTTGTTTTAAAGTCGTAAGTATAGGTCCTACCTATTTCATCCATGATCTGTCCTTCAGGTGTTTTTTTCAGTTCGTAGCCATCTGGCAATGATGTGGATATACAATATATTAAATCGAAGCCGAGTTTTGTATATGTCTCATAAAATATATCATACAAAGCTCTCTCTTTGCTTCTATCAGCAACTAAAGCAGATTGAGAAGAGTAAGTAATCTCTTTCTTAACTCCTAATATTCTTTCCATAAGAGCCAAATCTATGGCTAATTCACTAACTGGAACCATATCCGGCTCTTCAAAATTAATAGCTTTCAGTACTCTTTCTCTATGATCCAACTATTTTTCACCTACGAAATTCTTTGCTATGTTTACCGCTTCAAAAGCATCTTTTCCATAGGCATCTGCCCCGATTTCATCAGCAAATTCTTGAGTCAACGGTCTTCCTCCAATTATCGTTTTTACTTTTAGTTCTTTTTCATTAATCATCTTAACAGTATTTGATAATTCTACCATTCCAGCTGTAAGCAAACAAGACATAGCAAGAATGTCTGGCTTCTTTTCCTGAACACTTTCTAAGAATTTTTCAGGTGCAATGTCAACGCCTACATCTATAACTTCGAAGCCTTGTGTCGATAGAATGTTGATAACCAGATTTTTACCTATATCATGTATATCGCCTTTCACTGTACCTATTATAACTTTCCCTATAGGTTTTGATTCATTTGCTTGAAGTCGCGGTTTGACCAAATCCGTAAGCTCGTTAGCCATAACTCCTGACATAACAAGATCAGAAAGGAAATATTCGGAGTTATCGTATTTTTTACCTACCTCATCAAGCCCGCCCTTCATAGCATTTATCAATTTAGATTCATCCACATTGAGATCAAACGCCTTAAGGATCAACTTTTTAATCTTATCAGGACCTTCGAGGTTGGAGAAACAATCTTTTATTGCATTTAAAATGTCAGTTTCTTCAGTCATTGCCAAATCATCTTTTTGTAATTGATTTGAATAATCTAAGCGCTTTTGTGTGCTATTTAAGAATTATTAGTTGATCACTTGAATAGAAAGATATTCTATGACAATTATTGTGGCGGGTCCGCGAGGTTCTAAACCCATTTGGGTTTAGGTCCATAAGCGTGCGCGCTAGTTAAGTCCCCTTCTTCGTCGCCCTCTCCGATACAGCAGTCTATTCACCGGCCACCGATGGGGACCATAGAAGTACACAGCATGAGCCACTAGCCCACGAATACATCTATGGAGTGTGCTTCCTTGTTTGCGCAGATCTCTTTGTGGGAGGAACCTTCCGCGCGATATAAGTGCCGCGAGTTCGAGAAGCAATTCGTCACGAAGCCCTGCGGCGTCCTGACGTATTGCCTTGATGTACCGGGTCTGGGGAAAGTCTGTCCTAAGTGAGTACATATGCCACTCGCCTGAAGGAAACTTCAAAACGCTGAGCTGTCTCCGGAACTCCATATTGATGTTCGCAGCAATAACTCGCTGAAGGAACTCTCTATCGTCACCCAACGAATACGCACGCGACCAAGAACCGACGACTTCGATCAAGCACTTTCTGTGGAGCCAATTGCTCGGAGAGATGGCATCACTAATGGACCAGAGTCGAGGAGGAAGGGAAAATGTTCCGATCATCCCATCAGGCGCCAAGAGCAAGCCGAGAGAATAAACGAAGTCGCTGTTGCTGGTTTCAATGCAATCGACGAGCTCTGACAAGTGCCATGGGAACCAGAGGTCGTCATGTCCAAGATACGCGATGAATCGACCCTTGGCGCGACGAAGACCCTCGTTTCGAGGTAAGCTTGGACTGCCTGAGTTCGATGAGAGATTCACCCAATGGAGCCGATCGTCTGCAAATGATGTAACTACATCCTCGCTGTTATCCGTACAACCATCCCCAATGATCCAGACCTCAAAATCGGTGAAATCCTGCCACAGGACGGTCTGGAGCGCAAGCCTCAAGGTCTCGCTACTGTTGTAGGTGGGGATGATCACACTAACAGTCGTCCCTAGTTCGGACATACCACTCATCAGAATCCGGTTTATACCATAACAAAATATAATATTAATAATATCTGCATATATCTGTAACGCGCGCGCTCCCTATTCGCCTCAGGCCTAGCTAAATATTATCCCGTCGGATTCATAAATCATAGAATGTGGGGGAACTTATATGCCGCTCTATAAGGTGCAGATTCTTCGACCAAGGATCGTTTGTCATGATCGATCAAATCCTGTATGGCTTGGTTGTATAGGATGCCTCTGTGTCGACTGGCCAAGGCAGGGTATGTTCGACTTTTAACAGATTCGATCCGCTTCAGACGCTCTCTCTTCCATAGGAAGTCATCACTCCAATTATTAGTTAGGTCAGCAATAACGTACTGAGGATGATACTTCACCTCAGCTCCAAGGTAGTTCATCCCATCAGCACCGATTACGAGAAGGAAATGAGCTGCATGGTATCCAGAGAACTCGATCTTGCGTTCCATGTATCTGTCTGGAAAGGTGAAAATATGAAACGCATCCAATTTTTCCATTTGACATTCCTTGATCTTCGCCAATACTCCCGATTGGTCGACTGGCTCTGGAGCTCCCTTGTCCCATCGGATACACATGGGATGGAAGTAGATCCAATGAGCTCCTGCTGAAGCGACCTCTCGAGTAATGGAGTGTAGAGTATCTGCGTTTTCCTTAGATGTCAGAGCACTAACGCCGATCTGCAGCATGCTGTCCTCCCTCTCGATCCGCGACCTCAAGGTTTTGATTCGCCGGAGAGTAGCTTGGAAATCTGCAAACCCTTCTCTAGACCAATCGTAGATGGATACTCGGATGGCCGATGCGTATTCACAGAGTGCTGCAGCAACTCGCTCCTTGTCTAGAAGACTCCCATTTGTCACGATGGTGATGTCAGTAAACCCGTATTCCCGAGCTAAGTGGAGTACTTTGGGAAAAATCGGTGCCAGCATTGGCTCTCCTCCTGATAGGAGAAGACCTCTTGTCTCCCCTTCGAGTCTGGTAAACAGGCGCTCGATGAAATCAAGGTCAAGCGTGTTTGAGGAGGGGCTCATTGTGCTGGGACATAGTGGGCATCTCCTATTACATTTAGTCGAGATGTCTAACTCAAGGGTTGCCGGCAAGAATTGTTCGTTGCGCAGATAGGCCTCAAGCTTTTCCAAGTGATATGCGAACTTATAAGTCGACGCGATCTCAGGCATGTATATTTTCCTAGCGCGCGCTTTATATAAATTTTAGTTGTATGAGTTTTTTCTTAAATCACTTTGTAGATTTATAGAGTAAGCCGAGCACAAGACCTAATTATGTATAGCGCGCGCGCTGGCGGGTCCGCGGGGATTTGAACCCCGGACCTTTAGCTTTCAACAAGCCATCATGGAATTTAGGAGGAACAGCCCTTTGAGGCCTACTGCTCTGTCCATGCTGAGCTACGGACCCATTCACAACAATGGAAAAAAGTAATTCTTACGTATATGTTAATTTCTGAAGTGCATCCTCTAAGCTTAATTCAAGTTCTTGACGTTTCTTCATGTCTTTAAATTTGACTTTTCCTTTCTCCAACTCATTCTTTCCAATTAATATCACATAAGGGATATTTAGTGAATTGGCATATTCAAGTTGTTTCTTCAGATTTCTTTTTCTCAAGTCAAAATCTGCAGATATTCCCTTATTTCTTAATAGTCTAACAATATCCCAGCTTTTTTCTCTTAGACTGTCATCTGTTGTTACAACATATACCATTGGTGCTTGAGAAACATCAGGCAAAAGGGAACTTTTCTCCAAAGAAAGGATCAATCTTTCTATTCCACCGGCAACCCCAGTGGCAGGCATCTCCCTCTTCCCATAAATCCCGCAGAGTTTATCATAACGTCCTCCACCGAAGATCGATCCAATCTCATTTCCAATATTGTCATATGCTTCGAATACTATGCCATCGTAATATCCTATTCCCCTAATAATACTAAAATCAATAACGCACTTATCGGCTACTTTAAAGGACTTCAGTATATCCATCAGATCAACAATTTCTGTATAAGAATTGTAAATTTCTTCATCTTTAAGAAAAATTTCTGGAATTCTCTCAGATGCTTTCTGTATATCACCACTAAACGATACGAAATCGAATATTTTTTCTATTAAATCCGAAGCCAAATTATCTTTCTTAAATTCTTGGAGAAGCTCTTTTTTAGAGATTTTTTTGATTTTATCTATGTTTCTCATCGCATTTTCTAATCTCTCTTTTGAATTTAAGCCAACTTTTCGTAAGAATCCCTCGATTAATTTTCGATTACTAATCTTGATTTCGAATTCTTTCAGCCCAACTTCCTCTAAGATATCTATACCTAAACATATTACTTCTGCGTCAGCTTCTTGTTTGGGCGATCCATATATTTCAGCATCCCATTGGTAGAAATTTCTATATCTGGCAAATTGCGGCTCATCGTACCTCCACATTTCCGATAGAGCATACATTTTTATTGGCTCAGCTAAATCGAAACGATTCGCCACCATTCTCGTCATTCCAACTGTAAGATCAAATCTTAATCCCAGATTTCGATCTGCCTTATCCTTAAACCAGTAGATCTCTTCTCTTATTTCAGGACCTGATTTTGCTTCGAGCGTCTCGAGATTTTCTATAGCGGTGGGCTCTACCATTTGAAATCCATAATTCTGCATGACCTTCTGTATCTTATTGTATATCCACAGTCTTTTTCCCATTTCTGATGCTTCGATATCACGCATTCCTCTTGGAATCGAGAATGAAGTCTTGGTCAATGTAGTATCTCCACTTACATTACCTATATTTTCATTTCAGTTAGAGAATAATATACTATGTCAGTTCTTCTGTCTATCACTGCCAATATGAGGTCCTTTCGCTCTTTCACAGCAAATTCAAGTAATGAATTCAATTGTTTAATGTTTGCTTCGGACCCTTCATAGATTATATAAATCAAACGCCTGTTTGGCCCTTTACTATATATCTCAAAATCTAATTTGTCAATCTCTCTAACTATATATCCTCTATCCCTTAAATCTCTGTAAACAAGGTATTTTATCCAGATTTCAGGTTTTCTAGATGACAGCTGTTGTACCAATTCTCGTAAAGGTAACTCAATCTTATCTTTCTTATCTAAGACTTTTATTTTTCCTTTATCTACCAAAAAGAATATTTCATAAACTGAAAGATATATTCTATTTTTAACTAAATTGCCAAATCCTTTCTCTCTTAGGTCGGTCAGATTCTCATCTAATGGCATGTATACTTTTCTCTTTTCATAATAAGCATCGACAATCTCTGACATTGATATGTACACCAGTTACTGAAGATTCAGTCCAGTTTTATTCTTACATATTTATCATTACATGCAAAATAACATACACTTTAATTTTGCTTATAATCAGATTTATTAAGAAAGTTGATAGGGGACAGAAAATGAGTAACTTTTTCTCTATGAGAACAATTGAGTGGCAAGACGGTGAGGTTCATTTAATTGATCAAACTAAATTGCCAGAGAAGCTTAGCTATGTAAAATATTCCGAATACGAACAAATCGGGGATTGTATCAAAAACATGGTTGTAAGGGGCGCACCAGCCATAGGTGTTGCAGCAGCCATGGGTCTGGGATTGGCAGCTTTAAATAGCAAAGCAAAGAATAAGATTGAGCTTCTAAATCGCTTGAAAGAAGCTGCTAGAATTTTAGAAAGTACTCGACCAACAGCTGTAAATCTCTTCTGGGCAACTTCAAGGATATTGAGGGTGGCTGAGGAAAGAGGAGACGATGCAGAATCTACCATTGATGCGGTAATAAATGAAGCAAAGAAAATGGCTGATGAGGACTTTGAGACAAATCTGAAGATCGGAAAAAATGGGGCTGAGCTTTTAGAAGATAAGGACGTAGTGCTCACGCACTGTAAATGGCTTAAATAGCCAGCAGAATGCAGGAGCACTAGCTACAGTAGGTTACGGTACTGCCCTAGCACCTATTAGAAAAGCGATCGAAAATGGATTAAAAATCAGTGTTATAGCATCGGAAACTAGACCTAGATTACAAGGAGCCAAGCTTACTGTTTTTGAACTGGTAAGAGATAGTATACCAACTACCTTGATCACAGATAACATGGTAGCTTGTATTATGTCAAAGGGCATGGTAAATAGAGTAATTGTCGGGGCAGATAGAATAGTTAAAGATGCTGTGATCAACAAGATAGGAACGTATAATCTAGCTATAATTTCTAAAAAATTTCAGATTCCATTTTATGTTGCAGCTCCAATATCTACATTTGATATTTCATCGACTTCAGAGCGTGTAAAAATTGAGGAAAGGAACCCAAAAGAGGTCACCCATATAGGTGGAAAAAGAATTACTCCAGAGGGAGTCAAAGTCTATAATCCAGCGTTTGATGTAACACCTTTGGATTACGTTGAAGCTATAATCACTGAGAAAGGCATAATTCAATCCCCAGATGAGAGTAGAATTGAAAATTTTCTTAGTTAACACTAACTGGAAAAGTCAAAAAATTTAATTTACGAATTTAAATGTGGCTGGTGCTTGAACTACTCCCTACGAGCAACGGTTACTTCGACTACTCTCTTAGGTTCCTCCCCGCTCTTAGTATAATCGTCAATAGAATCTTTCCTGCATTTTGGACAGATAACGAGATGGTAGTTTGATGGTAGTGATTTGTCGCACCATCTGCAAGTTCTCAAATTCGATTTAACCCCATGCCTTTTAGTTTTCTCGACCAACAATACATAATACCCCATATTGGTAGGCTTAAACAAGCCATATTTTTACAACTAGTTAAAGGATGTTTCATGTTTAAAAAGTTTAGCAAGTTTTATAAGTAAATTAGTTATATTGTATAACTAGTATATCATGTATACGAGTGATCAAATTGTCGAATAAATTATCAAAGATGTCTGGAAATATGTCCAAGAATGCCATCTTAATACGAGGATTGAATCGAGAACTTTACAACAAGATTATTGGAAAAGCTAAAGAACAGGGTAAAAACGTCGGCGATCTAATGAATGAAGTGATGGAGACGTATTTATTCAATGGGAAAGGAAAAAAAGTACCGCTTGATCCAAGAAGGTTGGTTATATCTGGTTCAGTTACTCTCTCTAAATCCGATATCATCGGGATTCATGAAGAGGTAGGACAGTTCAAAGTAGAAAATAATGGTGATCTCTTCTTTGATGAAGATGTTGATAGGGAAGCGCTCCAATGTATTGAGAAGATATTCAACAAAGGGAAGCTCCTAGTTCCCAAGAACGTGCATCCAATTACTTTAATAAAAATCGGACATGTTCAAGGAGAAGTTAAGAAATACTGAGAGCTTAAATTATAAAAGCCGATTCTTCTACTTATCTTTCCATTTTCAAGGTTACTGGAAGTACCACTTCAACAGGGCAACTGTCAACTTCTTCAATCTTAGGTCTCCATTCTTCACCTATTGAGATTAGTGTATATATTCCAACAACTTCGGCCCTAGCTTTCTTAATAATTCTTATAAGAGCTCTTTGAGTTTCTCCGCTATCTATCACATCATCCACTATAAGTACATAATCTTTCTTTTTGATTGCTCCTCGGGGAACATACAAACTCATCATAAGTGCAGATTTTGAAGGTATGTAGACCTCTTCAATGAAATCTCTAACACCTACTTCTCTACTCTTTTTGGCGATTACTAAAGGTATACCGAGCCTATGAGCAAGTAAAGTGGCAATTGGTAGCCCATCTATAGCTGGGGATAGGATCTTTGTTATACATTTTCCAGCAAATTTATTAATGCCAAACAGGACAGCTCTCTCCATAAGCATCATATCTGAGATTATGCCGGTATTATCAAAATATCCAAATTCATCGAACTTGATCCTTTTATGAAACTCAATTTCCAGTTTCATCAACTTTTGCAGGATTTGGCTTATCTCTTTTGCCCTATTAATTGAGGGCAAAACATGTCCTTTTACGTATCTACTCAATACTGTCTCAGGCAATCCAATAATTTGAGCAAGCTCACGATATGTGTAATATTTCTTCGCTAAGTTGAGCAAATCGATGGTCATAAGCTTATATTTTAAATCGAGTATACGCGAACTTCCTTTCAACTATAGCTTCCTTCTTTTTCATCAAGATTTCCATTACGACTGAGAAATTTTTCTCAAAAATTCAAATGAGGCAATATATCGGTTTTATCTCACAAAAGAGGTGCCATTAACATTGGTATAGTAATGAATTCAAATACTTAAAGTAATATATCCTTCAAAAATTACAAAAATTTGTAAAATTCAAATCAAAAAGTATATGCCTATAACAACTGTGAAAGCTGCTACCATGATTCTCCAGGTAACTTTCTCTTTTAAGAAGAAACTTGACATTAATGATGCCCAGACCGGTGAGGAAGCGCCTAATGATGTAGCCTTTGAAACTCCAATGTATTTCACTCCTAAAAGAAATATTAAACCACCCAGTGTCATACCTAAAATCCCAGAGGTAATCAAAAAAATCAAATTTCTTTTCTTCAGGTCAATTTTTTTGGTCCATGGCCTGGACACCATAAAAAGAAGCATGAAAAGAAAAGGAAAACGAATAGTATTAGCTAAAATTACACTCATTTTTGATATCCCTACCGTAATTAGAATCAACCCTATCGACCATGCAATAGAAGCTACCAAAGCTGTTAGAAAACCGAGATAATTCTTGGCTTTGCTTTCATATTTGATCTCTGTAACCACGATGATTATGCCTAGGAATATTATGATTGTTCCGAGCAGATATTTTGGATAAAACATTTCTTCCAAGAATAATATTGCAAAGATCATTGTGAAGAAAGGATAAGTATGTGCAAAAATGTAGGATCTTGAAACGCCTACCAATGTGATGCTTTTATAGAGAAAGGAATCCCCGATTCCAAATCCTATCAAAGCCGCAAGTATTACAACTATTAAGCCATAAACGTCGACATAGAATATTTCTTGGATTTCACCACTGAAGAAAGCATAGATGAGCATTGTAATTGCTGCAAATGAAGATCTGACAGCATTTGTGTTCAGAGGGTCCATATTTCTCAATACCTTAGCAGCTACAACCGTAGATGCTGCCCAAAAGATCGCAGCAATAACTGCTAAAGTCTCACCGATCATTAAAATCACGCATAATCAGTACACTAACATCTTACGATGCAAGGAATGATAGAGGGGCTGTAGTTTAACCCGAAAGTAATTTTTTAGGATAGCCTACTTGAATTTGTTTCGTGAGATTATTAATCTCTGTATTTCAGAAGTCCCTTCCATTATAGCAAGTCCTTTTGCATCTCTCATATATCTCTCAACCGGACATTCTCTGGAGAGACCATATCCACCATGAATTTGAACAGCATTTAGAGCTGCTCGCATCGCAGTCTCAGAACTATAAAGTTTCGCCATTGAAGCTTCAGTTGTAAATCTTTGCTTCGCTTCAACTAAAGATCCAGCATAGTACGTTAGAAGTCTTGCAGCTTGAATCTCAGTCGACATGTCCGATATCATACATTGTATTGATTGATGCTCTGACAATGGCTTACCGAACTGAGATCTTTTCTTTGAATAGTCTATTGATGCATCAAGGCAAGCCTGAGCTATGCCTACACCTATAGCTGAAAGTGCTATCCGACCCCTGTCAATGGAAGAAAGGGTTATCTTCAAACCATCTCCCTCACTTCCTAGAAGGTTCTCTTTAGGAACTGAACATTCTTTGATGATGATTTCACCTAGTGATATTCCACGCATCCCTATCAGATCTTCAGTCTTTCCAAAACTGATTCCTTCTGTGTCTTTGTCAACTATGATAGCACTTAGCCCCTTTGAGCCTTTTGTCTTATCAGTAGAGGTCAAGATTATGTAGATATCGGCTTGT belongs to Candidatus Bathyarchaeota archaeon and includes:
- a CDS encoding uroporphyrinogen decarboxylase family protein, with translation MDHRERVLKAINFEEPDMVPVSELAIDLALMERILGVKKEITYSSQSALVADRSKERALYDIFYETYTKLGFDLIYCISTSLPDGYELKKTPEGQIMDEIGRTYTYDFKTKVYTVTGTVFNTEDDVDNFLETDFPDPMATGRLYGFEYLEKINEGKLALGIHIREPFAHVWEAMTPIKFVTWMHKNPSLIKKFIDKMTDFNIKLIELLGRYDLDIIMLGGDLCDAHGPMLPPDKFKSLGVFEAMKKQVDAAHKFGIKFLKHTDGQINPILEELVDISMIDGLHSLDPSAGVDIGEVKKRYGHKLILHGNISVDNLATKSVDEIIEETKNVIKLASPGGGHILSSSNSWYAGGKLENYMAMVETTRKYGKYPITI
- a CDS encoding cobalamin-dependent protein (Presence of a B(12) (cobalamin)-binding domain implies dependence on cobalamin itself, in one of its several forms, or in some unusual lineages, dependence on a cobalamin-like analog.); its protein translation is MTEETDILNAIKDCFSNLEGPDKIKKLILKAFDLNVDESKLINAMKGGLDEVGKKYDNSEYFLSDLVMSGVMANELTDLVKPRLQANESKPIGKVIIGTVKGDIHDIGKNLVINILSTQGFEVIDVGVDIAPEKFLESVQEKKPDILAMSCLLTAGMVELSNTVKMINEKELKVKTIIGGRPLTQEFADEIGADAYGKDAFEAVNIAKNFVGEK
- a CDS encoding radical SAM protein, which produces MPEIASTYKFAYHLEKLEAYLRNEQFLPATLELDISTKCNRRCPLCPSTMSPSSNTLDLDFIERLFTRLEGETRGLLLSGGEPMLAPIFPKVLHLAREYGFTDITIVTNGSLLDKERVAAALCEYASAIRVSIYDWSREGFADFQATLRRIKTLRSRIEREDSMLQIGVSALTSKENADTLHSITREVASAGAHWIYFHPMCIRWDKGAPEPVDQSGVLAKIKECQMEKLDAFHIFTFPDRYMERKIEFSGYHAAHFLLVIGADGMNYLGAEVKYHPQYVIADLTNNWSDDFLWKRERLKRIESVKSRTYPALASRHRGILYNQAIQDLIDHDKRSLVEESAPYRAAYKFPHIL
- the hisS gene encoding histidine--tRNA ligase; this encodes MTKTSFSIPRGMRDIEASEMGKRLWIYNKIQKVMQNYGFQMVEPTAIENLETLEAKSGPEIREEIYWFKDKADRNLGLRFDLTVGMTRMVANRFDLAEPIKMYALSEMWRYDEPQFARYRNFYQWDAEIYGSPKQEADAEVICLGIDILEEVGLKEFEIKISNRKLIEGFLRKVGLNSKERLENAMRNIDKIKKISKKELLQEFKKDNLASDLIEKIFDFVSFSGDIQKASERIPEIFLKDEEIYNSYTEIVDLMDILKSFKVADKCVIDFSIIRGIGYYDGIVFEAYDNIGNEIGSIFGGGRYDKLCGIYGKREMPATGVAGGIERLILSLEKSSLLPDVSQAPMVYVVTTDDSLREKSWDIVRLLRNKGISADFDLRKRNLKKQLEYANSLNIPYVILIGKNELEKGKVKFKDMKKRQELELSLEDALQKLTYT
- a CDS encoding phosphoribosyltransferase family protein, producing the protein MKGSSRILDLKYKLMTIDLLNLAKKYYTYRELAQIIGLPETVLSRYVKGHVLPSINRAKEISQILQKLMKLEIEFHKRIKFDEFGYFDNTGIISDMMLMERAVLFGINKFAGKCITKILSPAIDGLPIATLLAHRLGIPLVIAKKSREVGVRDFIEEVYIPSKSALMMSLYVPRGAIKKKDYVLIVDDVIDSGETQRALIRIIKKARAEVVGIYTLISIGEEWRPKIEEVDSCPVEVVLPVTLKMER
- a CDS encoding DMT family transporter, with protein sequence MIGETLAVIAAIFWAASTVVAAKVLRNMDPLNTNAVRSSFAAITMLIYAFFSGEIQEIFYVDVYGLIVVILAALIGFGIGDSFLYKSITLVGVSRSYIFAHTYPFFTMIFAILFLEEMFYPKYLLGTIIIFLGIIIVVTEIKYESKAKNYLGFLTALVASIAWSIGLILITVGISKMSVILANTIRFPFLFMLLFMVSRPWTKKIDLKKRNLIFLITSGILGMTLGGLIFLLGVKYIGVSKATSLGASSPVWASLMSSFFLKEKVTWRIMVAAFTVVIGIYFLI
- a CDS encoding acyl-CoA dehydrogenase family protein, with protein sequence MNFSLSKEQEELKKNTNEFSNKELVPRAKEVDIKGEFPKDNFKKMAEKGLLGLIFPKEYGGSGLDMISYCVAMEEIAKSCGSTATINLSHVLSTLTIHLFGNEKQKENYLVPMIRGEKIGAFAITERGGGSDILSIQTGAKVKDNGYVINGVKSYITNAKQADIYIILTSTDKTKGSKGLSAIIVDKDTEGISFGKTEDLIGMRGISLGEIIIKECSVPKENLLGSEGDGLKITLSSIDRGRIALSAIGVGIAQACLDASIDYSKKRSQFGKPLSEHQSIQCMISDMSTEIQAARLLTYYAGSLVEAKQRFTTEASMAKLYSSETAMRAALNAVQIHGGYGLSRECPVERYMRDAKGLAIMEGTSEIQRLIISRNKFK